A region from the Aegilops tauschii subsp. strangulata cultivar AL8/78 chromosome 5, Aet v6.0, whole genome shotgun sequence genome encodes:
- the LOC109761742 gene encoding putrescine hydroxycinnamoyltransferase produces the protein MEVKVVSSKIVKPRYADGAARPNTTEHVPSSVFDRITYHIQMAIIYAFQAPAPSTEDIERGLAQVLAVYRLFAGQVRAGPDGALGVLLNDHGARLVEARVDGATLVEFAPPKPSPVVLQLHPDLESDVQEVVQVQLTRFACGSLAVGFAANHAVADGHATSDFLVAWGRAARGLDISGPWPTPPPHNHPGLFRPRDPPLVNFEHRGVEYYRPSPSNPKQGEGGHHGADNVVIHKAHFTKDFIAGLRAKASEGRGRPFSRFETTLAHLWRSMTRARDLSPEETSTIRISVDGRRRLSAPPGYFGNLVLWAFPRSTVGDLLSRPLKHAAQTIHDAVARLDGAYFQSLVDFASSGAVEREGLEKTAVLKDVLCPDLEVDSWLTFPFYDLDFGAGSPSYFMPSYFPTEGMLFLVPSYLGDGSVDAFVPVFQHNLDAFKQCCYSMD, from the coding sequence ATGGAGGTGAAGGTGGTGAGCTCCAAGATCGTGAAGCCGAGGTACGCCGATGGCGCGGCGAGGCCGAACACCACGGAGCACGTGCCGTCCTCAGTGTTCGACAGGATCACCTACCACATCCAGATGGCCATCATCTACGCCTTCCAGGCGCCGGCGCCCTCCACGGAGGACATCGAGCGCGGCCTCGCCCAAGTGCTGGCCGTGTACCGCCTCTTCGCCGGCCAGGTCCGAGCTGGCCCGGACGGGGCGCTTGGGGTGCTGCTCAACGACCACGGCGCGCGGCTCGTCGAGGCGCGTGTGGACGGTGCCACACTGGTCGAGTTCGCACCGCCAAAGCCGTCGCCCGTCGTGCTGCAGCTGCACCCGGACCTGGAGAGCGACGTGCAGGAGGTGGTGCAGGTGCAGCTCACGCGGTTCGCGTGCGGCTCGCTGGCCGTCGGGTTCGCGGCCAACCATGCCGTTGCTGACGGCCACGCCACCAGCGACTTCCTCGTCGCGTGGGGCCGCGCCGCGCGAGGGCTGGACATCTCTGGCCCGTGGCCGACGCCACCGCCGCACAACCACCCCGGTCTCTTCCGGCCGCGCGACCCGCCACTCGTCAACTTCGAGCACCGCGGCGTCGAGTACTACCGGCCGTCGCCCAGCAACCCCAAGCAGGGCGAGGGCGGACACCACGGCGCTGACAACGTGGTCATCCACAAGGCGCACTTCACCAAGGACTTCATCGCCGGGCTGCGCGCCAAGGCTTCGGAGGGGCGCGGCAGGCCGTTCAGCCGGTTCGAGACCACGCTCGCGCACCTGTGGCGCAGCATGACGCGCGCGCGGGACCTGAGCCCCGAAGAGACCTCCACCATCCGCATCTCcgtggacgggcggcggcgccTTTCCGCCCCGCCGGGCTACTTCGGCAACCTGGTACTTTGGGCGTTCCCCCGGTCCACGGTGGGGGACCTGCTCAGCCGGCCGCTGAAGCACGCGGCGCAGACGATCCACGACGCGGTGGCCCGTCTCGACGGCGCCTACTTCCAGTCGCTGGTGGACTTCGCGAGCTCGGGCGCCGTGGAGCGGGAGGGGCTGGAGAAGACGGCGGTGCTAAAGGACGTGCTGTGCCCAGACCTGGAGGTGGACAGCTGGCTGACGTTCCCGTTCTACGATCTGGACTTCGGCGCCGGCAGCCCGAGCTATTTCATGCCGTCCTACTTCCCCACGGAGGGGATGCTGTTCCTGGTGCCGTCCTACCTCGGCGACGGCAGCGTCGATGCCTTCGTCCCCGTCTTCCAGCACAACCTCGACGCCTTCAAGCAGTGCTGCTACTCCATGGACTAA